In Aedes albopictus strain Foshan chromosome 3, AalbF5, whole genome shotgun sequence, the following are encoded in one genomic region:
- the LOC109404968 gene encoding uncharacterized protein LOC109404968, with protein sequence MANSVSSHFGDRIRNMLGTPEQQQQQPTSDSGVNGNNNLKSFVNHNIATPDNSNYNVNSHQTKNAASYCLTLQNSISLYNFYANNDKRDATKDESASCSTDTGNLVDQKDTIAGSEQQSTIVSTTLSTNDHSNTNDLQNKHHNYSKSYDSQPDINLGATSCDDPADSDDPATTDSTNDFVSPVKQQPPSVDHFARSQHNVTPTTPDHHARRPMNAFLIFCKRHRTIVRDRHPNLENRSITKILGDWWANLDKDQKASYTNLAKQYKDAFFTAHPDFKWYKLPAPPLRPQGIPRPVKTDLLGLGSEYEYDDGAPYDTVEVKDEEPFDTDQRTNITTGEFITGESKFIYAEPQTESNPKKKNLEMAVFKLADEAQMGGLNSLMMDTYEGKINQNDSSLAGYCDGKPEQTTLDPSSPDPGTPVEPCINMKNHFYSKRPNDANRELSAYDSKRFKRAFDSMHYEYYDEDYTRKTARACKGKRYKEFMTTRLNSTSKKASKSATVVRDEQQPLAQAAVEISPASIVSDHAFDDPVPRSNGAVDQAYSGYIAYDDSNVGAKNDPRHFDASDFDLDKKINELPCLDLDEYLTKKKDTKKKKKIKGKFKSTIKPRVTAVEQKEKIVGSRKRKARKESITRRDVSLTENLVPETDALFALATLAEVAANENHIGEKTI encoded by the exons ATGGCCAATAGTGTGAGTAGTCATTTCGGTGATAGAATCAGAAACATGCTAGGAACAccggagcaacagcagcagcagccgacATCGGACAGTGGAGTCAATGGCAATAATAATCTTAAGAGCTTTGTTAATCACAACATAGCTACACCTGACAATAGTAACTACAATGTGAATAGTCATCAAACCAAAAATGCTGCATCGTACTGTTTGACACTGCAGAACAGCATAAGCCTGTACAACTTTTATGCTAACAATGATAAACGTGACGCAACCAAAGATGAAAGTGCATCATGCAGTACCGATACGGGCAACCTGGTCGACCAAAAAGACACCATAGCTGGATCAGAGCAACAGTCTACCATAGTTTCAACTACTCTCAGTACAAATGACCATAGTAACACGAATGACCTTCAAAACAAACACCACAACTATTCCAAATCCTACGATAGTCAACCGGATATCAATTTAGGAGCTACTTCCTGTGATGATCCTGCCGACAGTGACGATCCTGCTACAACAGATTCCACGAATGATTTCGTTTCTCCGGTCAAACAGCAACCACCGTCTGTAGACCACTTTGCCAGAAGTCAGCATAATGTTACCCCTACGACACCAGATCATCACGCCCGAAGACCTATGAACGCTTTCCTGATATTCTGTAAGCGTCATAGGACTATAGTGAGAGATCGGCATCCAAATTTGGAGAACAG ATCAATTACCAAAATTCTCGGCGATTGGTGGGCAAATTTGGACAAAGATCAAAAAGCAAGCTACACGAATCTCGCAAAGCAG TACAAGGACGCATTCTTTACTGCCCACCCGGACTTCAAATGGTACAAGCTACCAGCCCCACCGCTTCGGCCCCAAGGTATTCCAAGGCCGGTGAAAACAGATCTGTTAGGATTGGGCTCCGAGTACGAATATGACGATGGGGCACCCTACGACACAGTTGAAGTAAAGGACGAAGAGCCATTCGATACAGATCAACGCACAAACATCACCACCGGCGAGTTTATTACCGGCGAGAGCAAATTCATTTATGCAGAACCACAAACCGAATCAAATCCGAAAAAGAAGAACTTAGAGATGGCGGTCTTCAAACTGGCAGATGAAGCACAAATGGGTGGTTTGAACAGCCTTATGATGGATACGTACGAAGGAAAGATCAATCAAAACG ATTCTTCGCTGGCTGGCTATTGTGACGGCAAACCGGAACAAACAACACTGGATCCCAGTTCACCTGATCCCGGAACACCGGTAGAACCATGTATCAACATGAAGAATCATTTTTATTCCAAACGTCCGAACGATGCAAATCGTGAGTTGAGTGCCTATGATAGTAAACGGTTTAAGAGAGCTTTTGATTCTATGCACTACGAGTACTACGATGAAGATTATACCAGAAAGACTGCGCGCGCATGCAAGGGTAAACGATATAAGGAATTCATGACGACGAGACTGAACTCGACTTCGAAGAAGGCTTCAAAAAGCGCAACCGTCGTTCGAGATGAACAACAACCACTGGCGCAGGCCGCTGTGGAAATCAGCCCAGCTTCTATTGTTTCGGATCACGCCTTCGATGATCCAGTGCCCAGAAGTAACGGTGCAGTGGACCAAGCATATTCCGGGTACATCGCGTACGACGATTCAAATGTCGGCGCAAAGAATGATCCGCGGCACTTCGATGCTTCAGACTTTGATCTGGACAAGAAAATCAATGAGCTACCGTGTCTGGACCTGGACGAGTATCTTACGAAAAAGAAAGacaccaagaagaaaaagaaaatcaAAG GAAAATTCAAATCAACGATCAAGCCTCGCGTTACTGCCGTCGAGCAGAAGGAAAAGATTGTCGGCAGTCGCAAGCGGAAGGCCCGCAAGGAAAGCATCACCCGCCGGGATGTCAGTCTGACGGAGAACCTGGTGCCTGAGACGGACGCTCTATTCGCGCTCGCCACGTTGGCGGAAGTGGCCGCTAATGAAAACCATATCGGCGAGAAAACCATCTAA